One Silene latifolia isolate original U9 population chromosome 4, ASM4854445v1, whole genome shotgun sequence DNA segment encodes these proteins:
- the LOC141651810 gene encoding uncharacterized protein LOC141651810 encodes MWDGQCQAAFDKVKEVLSSPPLFSPPVAGLPLSLYLTVTDTAMGAMLAQTVDKEERVIYYISKKFLDYEVIKGRAVSDFLADNPIEATEVMDTWSFPDENVVHVENDIWDLYFDEASNYMRYGVGILLILPTGEHVPVSIKLDFNVTNNATEYEACLLGLRGALDLGVKKFLVHVDSSLVIN; translated from the exons aTGTGGGATGGCCAGTGTCAGGCTGCATTCGATAAAGTAAAAGAAGTACTGTCTTCTCCACCACTTTTCAGCCCACCAGTAGCCGGGCTGCCACTATCGCTATATCTAACTGTTACGGATACGGCAATGGGGGCTATGCTAGCCCAAACAgttgacaaagaagaaagagttatttACTACATCAGTAAAAAGTTTTTAGACTATGAA gtgatcaagggaagggcggtttCCGATTTCCTCGCTGACAACCCGATCGAAGCAACAGAAGTCAtggacacttggtcatttcccgacgaaaaTGTGGTACACGTCGAGAATGACATATGGGATTTGTATTTCGATGAAGCATCGAACTATATGAGATATGGAGTAGGTATACTCCTTATCTTGCCAACAGGTGAACACGTGCCCGTGTCCATCAAACTGGATTTCAATGTCACAAACAACGccactgaatatgaagcatgtttgCTTGGTTTACGTGGTGCTCTAGACTTGGGTGTAAAGAAGTTTCTAGTTCATGTAGACTCATCCCTTGTGATCAATTAA